Proteins from one Puntigrus tetrazona isolate hp1 chromosome 10, ASM1883169v1, whole genome shotgun sequence genomic window:
- the epob gene encoding erythropoietin b isoform X2, translated as MQTFPGLVSVLVVFVWLGGNQVSPLRPICDLRVLDHFVREARDSEVIMRGCRGGCGEMKSYLVPLTSVDFAVWEHVDVHRQAVEVQTGLSLLDQALSNAIKTVSNSPLASALENNISNIHSLGQILHSLDLQQARSTVLPDDSAPASTQTQEVSSLPELLQVQSSFLRGKVRLLLSAAPACQRQNS; from the exons ATGCAAACGTTTCCAG GTTTGGTGTCAGTTTTGGTAGTGTTTGTGTGGCTGGGTGGAAACCAGGTCTCCCCTCTCAGACCTATCTGTGACCTGAGGGTTCTGGACCACTTTGTACGAGAAGCCCGAGATTCTGAGGTCATCATG CGTGGTTGCAGAGGTGGCTGCGGAGAGATGAAATCCTATTTAGTTCCTCTGACTAGTGTTGACTTTGCTGTTTGGGAGCATGTAGAT GTTCACAGGCAGGCTGTGGAGGTCCAGACTGGTCTGTCTCTGCTCGATCAGGCCCTgagtaatgcaataaaaacagtgaGCAACTCTCCTTTGGCCAGCGCACTGGAAAACAACATCAGTAACATTCACAGCCTCGGCCAGATCCTTCACAGTCTTGATTTACAG CAGGCCAGGTCCACAGTTCTTCCAGATGATTCAGCTCCTGCCAGCACACAGACGCAGGAGGTCTCCTCTCTCCCAGAACTTCTGCAGGTGCAGAGCAGTTTCCTGCGAGGGAAAGTCAGACTCCTGCTTTCAGCTGCACCAGCCTGCCAACGGCAAAACAGCTGA
- the epob gene encoding erythropoietin b isoform X1, whose product MQTFPGLVSVLVVFVWLGGNQVSPLRPICDLRVLDHFVREARDSEVIMVRSLCASHRMSGYFQNHHLICFFPPSQRGCRGGCGEMKSYLVPLTSVDFAVWEHVDVHRQAVEVQTGLSLLDQALSNAIKTVSNSPLASALENNISNIHSLGQILHSLDLQQARSTVLPDDSAPASTQTQEVSSLPELLQVQSSFLRGKVRLLLSAAPACQRQNS is encoded by the exons ATGCAAACGTTTCCAG GTTTGGTGTCAGTTTTGGTAGTGTTTGTGTGGCTGGGTGGAAACCAGGTCTCCCCTCTCAGACCTATCTGTGACCTGAGGGTTCTGGACCACTTTGTACGAGAAGCCCGAGATTCTGAGGTCATCATGGTGAGGTCTCTATGTGCTTCACACAGAATGTCAGGTTATTTTCAAAACCATCACctcatctgtttttttcccccctctcaGCGTGGTTGCAGAGGTGGCTGCGGAGAGATGAAATCCTATTTAGTTCCTCTGACTAGTGTTGACTTTGCTGTTTGGGAGCATGTAGAT GTTCACAGGCAGGCTGTGGAGGTCCAGACTGGTCTGTCTCTGCTCGATCAGGCCCTgagtaatgcaataaaaacagtgaGCAACTCTCCTTTGGCCAGCGCACTGGAAAACAACATCAGTAACATTCACAGCCTCGGCCAGATCCTTCACAGTCTTGATTTACAG CAGGCCAGGTCCACAGTTCTTCCAGATGATTCAGCTCCTGCCAGCACACAGACGCAGGAGGTCTCCTCTCTCCCAGAACTTCTGCAGGTGCAGAGCAGTTTCCTGCGAGGGAAAGTCAGACTCCTGCTTTCAGCTGCACCAGCCTGCCAACGGCAAAACAGCTGA
- the LOC122353013 gene encoding endonuclease domain-containing 1 protein → MRPTVILLALAVTTLLSEHWGTATVVEDFNHIERCKDSLYMGTPPRGFREGRLKKICQRYADKPRFVTLYDSKNRIPVYSAYTFKKTEGDRRVDYPWMYEPQLAELDGNGNMMPFPTGYLHMKFEDSQAVLDDYSDVVLYERGHLNPDQHQSDPQDRAATYTLTNVVPEIREFNIGPWREHEEHIRVRLNNFCRGTAYIVTGVTTTGNMIRRNNQDRVGIPEDVWSAYCCTDYDRNAPHNVRIRFPTQAALAKNAKEGNRVQELTVQDLENYLTNKMAVDKNFQLFYDNCNSPSPLPPYLHYYK, encoded by the exons ATGCGTCCCACCGTGATCCTTCTGGCCCTTGCCGTCACAACATTGCTCTCTGAACACTGGGGAACTGCAACCGTAGTTGAAGACTTCAACCATATTGAGAGATGCAAAGACTCTCTGTATATGGGCACCCCACCACGAGGCTTCAGAGAGGGCAGACTCAAGAAGATCTGCCAGCGCTACGCTGACAAACCTAGATTCGTGACCCTGTACGACTCCAAAAACCGTATCCCAGTTTACTCCGCTTACACCTTCAAGAAAACAGAGGGCGATCGGCGTGTGGACTATCCCTGGATGTATGAACCTCAG CTTGCAGAGCTTGATGGGAATGGGAACATGATGCCGTTCCCCACTGGCTACTTACACATGAAGTTTGAGGACAGCCAGGCGGTTTTGGATGACTACTCTGACGTGGTTCTGTACGAAAGAGGCCATCTGAATCCAGACCAGCACCAGTCAGACCCACAGGACCGAGCAGCTACCTACACGCTTACCAACGTTGTGCCAGAAATTCGTGAATTTAACATCGGACCGTGGCGCGAACATGAAGAACACATCCGTGTGCGCCTCAACAACTTCTGTCGGGGTACAGCCTACATTGTAACTGGGGTTACCACTACTGGGAACATGATTAGGCGCAACAACCAGGACCGGGTTGGCATCCCTGAAGACGTGTGGTCTGCCTACTGCTGCACTGACTACGACCGGAACGCACCACACAACGTACGCATCCGTTTTCCGACCCAAGCTGCCCTTGCCAAGAACGCAAAGGAGGGGAACAGAGTCCAGGAGCTCACTGTGCAAGATCTGGAGAACTACCTGACTAACAAAATGGCCGTAGACAAGAATTTTCAGCTGTTCTATGATAACTGCAACTCACCTTCACCTCTTCCTCCCTATCttcattattacaaataa